The following proteins are encoded in a genomic region of Deltaproteobacteria bacterium:
- a CDS encoding DUF4912 domain-containing protein, whose amino-acid sequence MTRVPSDRPVKLEAIVVAERLAATVRRQLLAVAQASLRMVRDLLAHLPADGPASATEPATNAPGETAEPTAAARKPAAPAPAADLLRASGRLPTSYGTDRLVLLARDPHCLYAYWDVSRGRDEAARAEAGVATLRLVLRTYDVTQIAFDAEPPRRFQDFAIGGDARSLYAYVGKPAACFVAEVGYLRPDGAFFPLARSLPVWTPRTDQPGTAPGRWMTVGWNERRGAGEIAPIGTTTGATPKTADAQPASAAPSEATRAAVVRPAPSSWPGPAPSAAQRGSWSLVRGGLASPTTVDTPPATRSGR is encoded by the coding sequence GCCGAGCGACTGGCGGCGACGGTCCGCCGCCAGCTGTTGGCGGTCGCGCAGGCGAGCCTCCGCATGGTCCGCGATCTCCTCGCCCATCTCCCGGCCGACGGACCCGCGAGTGCGACCGAGCCGGCCACGAACGCGCCGGGCGAAACGGCGGAGCCCACCGCCGCCGCACGCAAGCCCGCGGCGCCGGCACCCGCCGCGGACCTGCTGCGCGCGAGCGGCAGGCTGCCGACCTCATACGGGACCGATCGTCTGGTGCTCCTCGCCCGCGATCCGCACTGCCTCTACGCATACTGGGACGTGTCGCGCGGACGCGACGAGGCAGCGCGGGCCGAGGCGGGCGTGGCGACGCTCCGCCTCGTGCTGCGCACCTACGACGTCACCCAGATCGCGTTCGACGCCGAGCCGCCGCGGCGCTTCCAGGATTTCGCGATCGGCGGGGACGCCCGCTCGCTCTACGCGTACGTCGGCAAACCGGCCGCCTGCTTCGTAGCCGAGGTCGGCTACCTCCGCCCGGACGGCGCGTTCTTCCCCTTGGCGCGCTCGCTTCCGGTCTGGACGCCGCGCACCGACCAACCCGGAACCGCCCCCGGACGCTGGATGACCGTCGGGTGGAACGAACGGCGCGGGGCGGGCGAGATCGCGCCGATCGGCACCACGACGGGCGCGACGCCGAAAACGGCCGACGCGCAACCGGCATCGGCCGCTCCCTCCGAAGCGACGCGCGCGGCCGTCGTCCGTCCGGCCCCTTCGTCCTGGCCCGGACCGGCGCCGAGCGCCGCGCAGCGCGGCAGCTGGAGTCTCGTGCGCGGCGGCCTCGCGAGCCCGACGACCGTCGACACGCCGCCCGCTACCCGCTCCGGGCGTTGA
- a CDS encoding DUF1957 domain-containing protein: MAAEPGLLALVLQAHLPWVRHPEYESFLEEDWLFEAITETYLPLLGTFERLTDDGIPYRVTISLSPPLLNMLADPLLQARYERYLEQRIGLAEREVARTRHDPSFAPLARHYLTAFRRAHETYTGRYRRNLIAAFAALADTDGVRLMTSAATHGCLPLLGVNEQTVRMQVMLGMSEFRRFFGRPASGFWLPECAYYSGLDRVLADAGVRYTCVDTHAIELASSPPVYGVHAPIFCPAGVAAFGRDAECARQVWSSVEGYPGDFDYREFYRDVGFDLPLEDLRPFVPETGERTYTGIKYYRVTGTGDHKEPYNPEWARAKAELHAAHFVESRARQVARLRDASGRAPLLTVPFDAELFGHWWYEGPTWLDFLCRHVAAQDAFRLTTLDEYLDAHPTHQVAEPNTSSWGFKGYHEVWLSGANDWIYGHLHHAADRMVALARRHPDARGLVKRALDQAARELLLAQASDWAFIIARGTVVDYAVRRTTEHLERFGRIADEIERSSIDACRLAAIEAADNLFPTIDAGRYA, translated from the coding sequence ATGGCGGCCGAGCCCGGCCTGCTGGCCCTCGTCCTGCAAGCGCACCTCCCCTGGGTGCGCCATCCCGAGTACGAGTCCTTCCTCGAAGAGGACTGGCTCTTCGAGGCGATCACCGAGACCTACCTCCCGCTGCTCGGCACCTTCGAGAGGCTCACCGACGACGGCATCCCGTATCGGGTCACGATCTCGCTCTCGCCGCCGCTCCTCAACATGCTCGCCGATCCGCTCCTGCAGGCGCGCTACGAGCGCTATCTCGAACAGCGCATCGGGCTCGCCGAACGCGAGGTCGCGCGCACGCGCCACGACCCGAGCTTCGCGCCGCTCGCGCGCCACTACCTGACGGCGTTCCGGCGCGCGCACGAGACCTACACGGGCCGCTACCGGCGGAACCTGATCGCCGCCTTCGCCGCGCTCGCCGACACCGACGGCGTGCGCCTCATGACATCGGCGGCGACGCACGGCTGTTTGCCGCTCCTCGGCGTCAACGAGCAGACGGTGCGGATGCAGGTGATGCTCGGCATGAGCGAGTTCCGCCGCTTCTTCGGACGGCCCGCGTCGGGCTTCTGGCTCCCCGAATGCGCGTACTACTCGGGGCTCGACCGCGTCCTCGCCGACGCCGGCGTGCGCTACACCTGCGTCGACACGCACGCGATCGAGCTCGCGTCGTCGCCGCCGGTCTACGGCGTCCACGCCCCGATCTTCTGTCCGGCGGGCGTCGCCGCCTTCGGTCGTGACGCCGAGTGCGCCCGCCAGGTCTGGAGCTCCGTCGAGGGCTATCCCGGCGACTTCGATTACCGGGAGTTCTACCGCGACGTCGGCTTCGACCTGCCCCTCGAGGACCTCCGGCCGTTCGTGCCCGAGACCGGCGAGCGCACCTACACCGGGATCAAATACTACCGCGTGACCGGCACGGGCGATCACAAGGAGCCCTACAATCCCGAATGGGCGCGGGCGAAGGCGGAGCTCCACGCCGCCCATTTCGTCGAGAGCCGCGCGCGGCAGGTGGCCCGCCTGCGGGACGCGTCGGGACGCGCGCCCCTCCTCACCGTACCCTTCGACGCCGAGCTCTTCGGCCACTGGTGGTACGAGGGACCGACGTGGCTCGACTTCCTCTGCCGCCACGTCGCGGCCCAGGACGCCTTCCGGCTGACGACGCTCGACGAGTACCTCGACGCGCACCCGACCCACCAGGTCGCCGAGCCGAACACCAGCTCGTGGGGCTTCAAGGGCTACCACGAGGTCTGGCTGTCCGGCGCCAACGATTGGATCTACGGCCACCTGCACCACGCCGCCGATCGCATGGTCGCGCTGGCGCGTCGCCACCCGGACGCGCGCGGGCTCGTGAAGCGCGCGCTCGATCAGGCGGCGCGCGAGCTCCTGCTGGCGCAGGCGAGTGATTGGGCCTTCATCATCGCGCGCGGCACGGTCGTCGACTACGCCGTCCGGCGCACGACCGAGCACCTCGAGCGCTTCGGACGGATCGCCGACGAGATCGAGCGCAGCTCGATCGACGCATGCCGACTCGCGGCGATCGAGGCGGCGGACAACCTCTTCCCGACGATCGACGCCGGCCGCTACGCCTGA
- a CDS encoding MMPL family transporter, producing the protein MTGRARTLALAALLAATGASLWVVSGRWRLDPNVGSLLPDRGDAVALRRYVRAFGGGDLGAVMVRSDDPDLNRRLCAEIAAALAARPSIAIAVDRIGASRQLDPWLVWRHANAGVRTRLAAALTPDGMRARLGESRRLLALPGSGPLVALVARDPLRLTQIAFESAAATSGLRAQSDGRVTSDGGRTCLVLVKGRGQALVSADARAFARDMAAVLAPLRAAHPGVEIGDTGGHAIAAATETMIKSDLMRSGPVATVLASVVFVALFRRIRALVAVLPPLLLGTLWTAALAAVLPGGLSAIAVAFMSVVIGVGVDTGVHVYAALLEARRAGLDARAAAAVARRTTARAVLLAAVTAAAAFAALGLSEIRAVRQLGVLCAAGEVLTAVAILLVTPEVGRWLERGAPPAAPAARWTRLFAWLAGTRRRALVTAAVVLAPVVVVAVQGPPPLAAAIVGIRPSALEPLRVQEEIYGTFGGRPGQVIAMVADRDPAEARGRADRVVETLATVPDAETVDALSTLVPALATQAARLVERDALDLPAKADALERALRETGFAADRFAAVLAAMRRPPRELLDLPELEATPSAILLSRYLAVDGDETVLAIYVQPRGGADAVARIEAAVHAVEPTAVFTGYGRLETNLRASLRHDLPRIGVVAALLVVLALVAALRRARDVVIATVVVLGEVAAVLALFRLAGIPLHAYSALVLPVLLGITVDEGMFLLHRAGTIDGPDGIAATLRDEGPPIAATALTTAAGFGALVFSDFDGLRDLGLAGALGSTVGLLMALTLVPVGLRLLAAPRARGQA; encoded by the coding sequence TGGGTCGTGAGCGGCAGGTGGCGGCTCGATCCCAACGTCGGCTCGCTCCTTCCGGATCGCGGCGACGCCGTCGCGCTCAGGCGCTACGTCCGCGCCTTCGGCGGCGGCGATCTCGGCGCCGTCATGGTCCGCAGCGACGATCCGGACCTGAACCGCCGACTCTGCGCGGAGATCGCGGCCGCCCTCGCGGCGCGTCCGAGCATCGCGATCGCCGTCGACCGCATCGGCGCTTCGCGACAGCTGGATCCGTGGCTCGTGTGGCGGCACGCGAACGCCGGAGTCCGGACCCGCCTCGCGGCGGCGCTCACGCCCGACGGGATGCGGGCGCGGCTCGGCGAGAGCCGACGGCTGCTCGCCCTTCCCGGGAGCGGGCCGCTCGTCGCGCTCGTCGCGCGCGACCCTCTGCGCCTCACCCAGATCGCGTTCGAGAGCGCAGCGGCGACGAGCGGCCTCCGCGCGCAATCCGACGGGCGCGTCACGAGCGACGGCGGACGGACCTGCCTCGTGCTCGTGAAGGGGCGCGGCCAGGCGCTCGTGTCGGCCGACGCGCGCGCCTTCGCGCGCGACATGGCGGCGGTGCTGGCTCCGCTCCGCGCCGCGCATCCGGGGGTCGAGATCGGCGACACGGGCGGGCACGCGATCGCGGCCGCGACCGAGACGATGATCAAGAGCGACCTGATGCGCTCGGGGCCCGTTGCGACCGTGCTGGCGTCGGTGGTGTTCGTGGCGCTCTTCCGGCGCATCCGCGCGCTGGTGGCGGTGCTGCCGCCGTTGCTCCTGGGGACGCTCTGGACGGCGGCGCTCGCCGCGGTGCTGCCGGGCGGTCTTTCGGCGATCGCGGTCGCCTTCATGTCGGTCGTGATCGGCGTCGGCGTCGACACGGGCGTGCACGTGTACGCCGCGCTGCTCGAGGCGCGTCGCGCCGGTCTCGACGCGCGTGCCGCCGCCGCCGTCGCCCGCCGCACGACCGCGCGTGCGGTGCTGCTCGCGGCCGTGACCGCCGCTGCCGCCTTCGCGGCGCTCGGCCTCTCGGAGATCCGCGCCGTCCGCCAGCTCGGGGTGCTCTGCGCCGCGGGCGAGGTGCTGACGGCGGTCGCGATCCTCCTCGTGACGCCGGAGGTCGGGCGCTGGCTCGAGCGCGGCGCGCCTCCCGCCGCACCGGCGGCGCGCTGGACACGGCTCTTCGCGTGGCTCGCCGGCACGCGCCGCCGCGCGCTCGTGACCGCCGCGGTCGTCCTTGCGCCGGTGGTCGTGGTGGCGGTCCAGGGGCCGCCGCCGCTCGCCGCGGCGATCGTCGGCATCCGTCCGAGCGCGCTCGAGCCGCTCCGGGTGCAGGAGGAGATCTACGGGACGTTCGGCGGCCGGCCGGGGCAGGTGATCGCGATGGTCGCGGATCGCGATCCCGCGGAGGCGCGCGGGCGCGCCGATCGCGTGGTCGAGACGCTCGCGACGGTGCCCGACGCGGAGACGGTCGACGCGCTCAGCACCCTCGTGCCGGCGCTCGCGACCCAAGCGGCGCGTCTCGTCGAGCGCGACGCGCTCGATCTCCCGGCGAAGGCCGACGCGCTCGAGCGCGCGCTCCGCGAGACCGGATTCGCCGCCGATCGGTTCGCGGCCGTCCTCGCCGCGATGCGCCGGCCGCCGCGCGAACTGCTCGATCTTCCGGAGCTCGAGGCGACCCCTTCGGCGATCCTGCTGTCGCGCTATCTCGCGGTCGACGGCGACGAGACGGTGCTCGCGATCTACGTGCAGCCGCGCGGCGGGGCCGACGCCGTCGCGCGGATCGAGGCGGCCGTGCACGCCGTCGAGCCGACCGCCGTCTTCACGGGCTACGGACGCCTCGAGACGAATCTCAGAGCGTCGCTCCGCCACGACCTGCCGCGCATCGGGGTCGTGGCGGCGCTGCTCGTCGTGCTCGCCCTCGTGGCGGCGCTCCGCCGCGCGCGCGACGTCGTGATCGCGACGGTCGTCGTACTCGGCGAGGTCGCCGCCGTGCTGGCGCTCTTCCGCCTCGCCGGCATTCCGCTCCACGCGTATTCGGCGCTGGTGCTGCCGGTGCTGCTCGGTATCACCGTCGACGAGGGCATGTTCCTCCTGCATCGCGCCGGCACGATCGACGGGCCCGACGGCATCGCGGCGACGTTGCGCGACGAAGGGCCGCCGATCGCCGCGACCGCGCTCACGACCGCCGCGGGCTTCGGCGCGCTCGTGTTCTCGGACTTCGACGGTCTGCGCGACCTCGGCCTCGCCGGCGCGCTCGGCAGCACGGTCGGGCTCCTGATGGCGCTCACCCTGGTGCCGGTCGGCCTGCGGCTGCTCGCGGCACCGCGGGCGCGCGGTCAGGCGTAG